The Trueperaceae bacterium sequence CGCTCCTGGCCGACGCGGCGCACTCGCTGGGTGCGACGTACGAGGGGCGACCAGTCGGAACCCTCGCGGACGCCAGCGAACTCTCGTTCCACCCCGTCAAACCCGTCACGACCGCGGAGGGTGGCGCCGTCGTGACGAACGACGGGGAGGTCGCCCGCCACGCGGCACGCTTCCGTACGCACGGCATCACCAAGAACGAGGCCGAACTGGACGATCCCGACGAAGGCCCGTGGTGGTACGAACAGCATGACCTGGGCTTCAACTACCGGCTGACCGACGTGCAGGCCGCGCTCGGCACCAGCCAACTGGTGAAGTTGGAGCGGTTCATCGGACGGCGACGGGAGATTGCCGCGATGTACGACGCGACGCTCCAGGACATCGACGCGATTGAGCTCCCGGGCCGCCGCGAGAACGTGGAACCTGGCTGGCACCTGTACGTGATCAGGACACGCGACCCCGACCTGCGACGGCCGCTGTTCGAACGACTCCGCGCGCAGGGGATCGGCGTCCAGGTGCACTACCTACCCGTCCACTGGCACCCGCACTACCAACGCCTCGGATACCAGCGAGGTCTGTGCCCCGTTGCGGAGGACTACTACCGCCGCGCGATCTCCCTACCGATCTTCCC is a genomic window containing:
- the pseC gene encoding UDP-4-amino-4,6-dideoxy-N-acetyl-beta-L-altrosamine transaminase is translated as MPDFLPYGRQWVDDDDIQAVVDVLRSDFLTTGPAVERFEDALAHATGARCAVAVNSGTSALHAMYFGAGIGPEDEIVTSPLTFAATANAALYLGATVRFVDVEPDTGNLNSDLVKAAITDRTKAIVAVDFAGHPADYDSLRTIADRHGITLLADAAHSLGATYEGRPVGTLADASELSFHPVKPVTTAEGGAVVTNDGEVARHAARFRTHGITKNEAELDDPDEGPWWYEQHDLGFNYRLTDVQAALGTSQLVKLERFIGRRREIAAMYDATLQDIDAIELPGRRENVEPGWHLYVIRTRDPDLRRPLFERLRAQGIGVQVHYLPVHWHPHYQRLGYQRGLCPVAEDYYRRAISLPIFPAMMDTDVQRVADTVHSTVKELT